Proteins from a genomic interval of Zingiber officinale cultivar Zhangliang chromosome 2A, Zo_v1.1, whole genome shotgun sequence:
- the LOC122041529 gene encoding transmembrane 9 superfamily member 11-like: protein MSFALGSGNKMTSFFGSASWFVVFCCLAFLRFGDGFYLPGSYPHEYPVGEVLPVKVNSLTSIETELPFSYYSLPFCRPQDGIKDSAENLGELLMGDRIENSPYQFKMFTNDSDVFVCQTKPLSAEDFNLLKKRIDEMYQVNVILENLPAIRYARKDDFVLRWTGYPIGVRAANSYYVFNHLKFTVLVHKYEETNVARVVGSTGDAADVIQTADKSRSGNAGWMVVGFEVVPCSVLHNLEKTKNLKMYDKYPAKVECDPTTVAMKVNENQPIVFTYEVAFVESDIKWPSRWDAYLKMEGAKVHWFSILNSLMVIAFLAGIVLVILLRTVRRDLTRYEELDKEAQAQMNEELSGWKLVVGDVFRAPSHPMLLCVMVGDGVQILGMAVVTIFFAALGFMSPASRGTLVTGMLFFYLILGIAAGYVAVRMWKTIKGGNHSGWIAVSWRVACFFPGIAFLILTTLNFLLWGSHSTGAIPISLFIVLLLLWFCISVPLTLTGGYIGAKASHIEFPVRTNQIPREIPPQKYPSWMLVIGAGTLPFGTLFIELFFIMSSLWMGRVYYVFGFLLIVLILLVVVCAEVSLVLTYMHLCVEDWKWWWKSFFSSGSVAIYIFLYSINYLVFDLKSLSGPVSATLYLGYSLFMVTAIMLATGTVGFISSFCFVHYLFSSVKLD from the coding sequence ATGAGTTTTGCTCTCGGATCCGGCAACAAGATGACATCTTTCTTCGGATCTGCCTCCTGGTTCGTTGTTTTCTGCTGCCTGGCCTTTCTTCGATTTGGCGACGGGTTTTATCTACCCGGAAGCTACCCTCACGAGTATCCGGTCGGAGAGGTCCTGCCGGTGAAGGTCAACTCGCTTACCTCCATCGAGACGGAGCTTCCTTTCAGCTACTACAGTCTCCCCTTCTGCCGCCCTCAAGATGGAATCAAGGACAGCGCCGAGAATCTAGGGGAGCTCCTCATGGGAGACCGCATCGAGAACTCCCCTTACCAGTTCAAGATGTTCACCAACGATTCCGATGTCTTCGTCTGCCAAACGAAACCCCTTTCTGCTGAAGATTTCAACCTCCTCAAGAAGCGGATCGATGAGATGTACCAGGTCAACGTCATCCTCGAGAACCTACCGGCGATTCGGTACGCGAGGAAGGACGACTTCGTCCTCCGGTGGACGGGCTACCCAATCGGAGTCAGAGCTGCCAATTCCTACTATGTGTTCAACCATCTAAAGTTCACTGTTTTGGTGCACAAGTACGAAGAGACCAATGTGGCGAGGGTGGTCGGAAGCACCGGTGACGCAGCCGATGTGATCCAGACCGCAGATAAGTCGAGATCTGGAAACGCAGGCTGGATGGTGGTTGGATTCGAGGTCGTGCCATGCAGCGTCCTTCACAATCTCGAGAAAACTAAGAATTTGAAGATGTATGACAAGTACCCGGCAAAGGTCGAATGCGATCCTACTACTGTGGCCATGAAGGTGAACGAGAACCAACCTATAGTCTTCACCTATGAGGTTGCCTTCGTCGAGAGTGATATCAAGTGGCCCTCTCGCTGGGATGCTTATTTGAAGATGGAGGGAGCCAAGGTCCACTGGTTCTCTATCCTTAATTCATTAATGGTAATTGCTTTCTTGGCCGGCATCGTTCTTGTGATCTTATTGAGAACTGTCCGAAGGGATCTTACCCGGTACGAAGAGCTGGATAAGGAGGCGCAAGCGCAGATGAACGAGGAGCTCTCTGGCTGGAAACTTGTTGTTGGAGATGTCTTCAGGGCCCCAAGCCACCCAATGTTGCTTTGCGTTATGGTGGGTGATGGTGTGCAGATTCTTGGCATGGCAGTTGTCACCATCTTCTTCGCGGCACTTGGATTCATGTCCCCGGCATCTCGGGGCACCCTCGTCACAGGGATGTTGTTCTTCTACTTGATTCTTGGAATTGCAGCGGGGTATGTCGCTGTTAGGATGTGGAAGACAATCAAAGGAGGGAATCATTCTGGTTGGATTGCTGTTTCCTGGCGCGTAGCTTGTTTCTTCCCCGGCATCGCCTTCCTCATCCTCACCACATTGAATTTCCTGCTTTGGGGCAGCCATAGCACTGGTGCGATCCCAATTTCCTTGTTCATTGTGCTGCTGCTTCTGTGGTTCTGCATCTCAGTTCCACTTACTCTTACTGGTGGATACATCGGCGCCAAGGCATCACATATTGAGTTCCCTGTCCGGACTAATCAAATTCCTCGTGAGATCCCTCCGCAGAAGTACCCATCATGGATGCTGGTTATCGGAGCTGGGACTCTGCCATTCGGCACTCTGTTCATCGAGCTCTTCTTCATAATGTCCAGTCTCTGGATGGGCCGAGTCTACTACGTCTTCGGGTTTCTCTTAATTGTGTTGATTCTCCTTGTCGTCGTCTGTGCGGAGGTTTCTCTAGTTCTGACCTACATGCATCTGTGTGTGGAGGATTGGAAATGGTGGTGGAAATCCTTCTTCTCTTCAGGATCCGTAGCTATCTACATCTTCTTATACTCGATCAACTATCTAGTATTCGATCTTAAGAGCTTGAGTGGTCCTGTGTCTGCCACACTCTACCTTGGCTACTCATTGTTCATGGTCACTGCTATCATGCTTGCTACTGGTACAGTTGGATTCATTTCGTCCTTCTGTTTTGTTCACTACCTCTTCTCATCTGTCAAACTCGACTGA
- the LOC122041528 gene encoding 60S ribosomal protein L39, protein MPSHKTFRIKKKLAKKMRQNRPIPHWIRLRTDNTIRYNAKRRHWRRTKLGF, encoded by the exons ATG CCATCACACAAGACgttccggatcaagaagaagctgGCGAAGAAGATGAGGCAGAACAGGCCAATTCCTCACTGGATCCGCCTGCGGACGGACAACACCATCAG GTACAACGCGAAGCGCAGGCATTGGCGTCGAACCAAGTTAGGGTTTTGA
- the LOC122041527 gene encoding uncharacterized protein LOC122041527 → MPDRILVCFRGGGAAAAGPSVPSLTTSVYETCLGVACLTWSRDALGVSLCAVLRFYADADEEKEEEEEEEEEEEEVLSFCIRPWLLWKRLGARRFHLKDRRRVDFNWDLTRARFPPGGGPEPVSGYSVSASLDGAVLLVAGDLADAAPRKSKAHTPQISLIQPPISRREHVVLGDHGGGRCYRTRARFGGQDHQIAIDLEAKEKGREAAMSVEIDGERILLVRRLRWKFRGSEKVELGDSKIQVSWDLHKWFFQAMDEGASAGAASGMEEIGQAVFLLRFEEDEKQTGSTVYKGSPAAGHNTDWGRGSGDGCGWERQRRRRRRRLRKADSSSSSASTGSASTVIEWASAEEEEMRRAEGFSLLVYAWKH, encoded by the coding sequence ATGCCGGATCGCATCCTGGTGTGCTTCCGGGGCGGCGGCGCGGCGGCGGCGGGGCCGTCGGTTCCGAGTTTGACGACGTCGGTGTACGAGACTTGCCTCGGGGTCGCCTGCCTCACCTGGTCCCGAGATGCCCTCGGCGTCTCCCTCTGCGCCGTTCTCCGCTTCTACGCCGATGCGgatgaggaaaaagaggaggaggaggaggaggaggaggaggaggaggaggtgcttTCGTTCTGCATACGGCCGTGGTTGCTGTGGAAGCGGCTGGGGGCGCGGCGGTTCCACCTCAAGGACCGCCGCCGCGTCGACTTCAATTGGGACCTCACCCGTGCTCGCTTCCCGCCCGGAGGCGGCCCCGAGCCGGTCTCCGGGTACTCCGTCTCAGCCTCTCTCGACGGTGCGGTGCTCCTCGTCGCCGGGGATCTTGCCGACGCGGCCCCCAGGAAGTCCAAAGCCCATACGCCACAAATCTCTCTGATTCAGCCCCCGATCTCGAGGCGGGAGCACGTCGTGTTAGGGGACCACGGTGGGGGGAGATGCTACCGCACTCGGGCCAGGTTCGGCGGTCAGGATCACCAGATAGCGATCGATCTGGAAGCGAAGGAGAAGGGCCGGGAGGCTGCTATGTCGGTGGAGATCGACGGGGAGCGGATCCTGCTGGTGCGCCGCCTCCGGTGGAAGTTCCGCGGGAGCGAGAAGGTCGAGCTCGGCGACAGCAAGATCCAGGTCTCGTGGGACCTCCATAAGTGGTTCTTTCAGGCCATGGACGAAGGGGCATCCGCCGGCGCCGCTTCCGGTATGGAAGAGATAGGACAGGCCGTGTTTCTTCTCCGATTCGAGGAGGATGAGAAGCAAACGGGGAGCACAGTGTACAAAGGTTCACCGGCCGCGGGGCACAACACCGATTGGGGCAGAGGCAGCGGCGACGGCTGCGGTTGGGAAagacagaggaggaggaggaggaggagactgAGGAAGGCCGACTCCTCTTCCTCGTCGGCGTCGACGGGGAGCGCATCGACGGTGATTGAGTGGGCGAGCGCGGAGGAGGAGGAAATGCGGCGGGCGGAAGGCTTCTCGCTGTTGGTCTACGCTTGGAAACACTAA
- the LOC122041531 gene encoding aspartate--tRNA ligase 2, cytoplasmic-like has translation MASTDPATAPQPPPLTADGVADELAGTTLSKKQAKKLAKKEAKEDRKQQSSASTAAGRDNLAEADPFATNYGDVLVEEIQSKAISGREWTEISALETRDSGQSVLIRGVAQTIRPVSKKMAFLVLRQYMSTVQCVLSVDKESVSPQMVKFATALSKESIVDIQGIVSVPKDPIKGTTQQVEVQIKKLYCVNRSVPNLPINIEDAARSEKEIEKAEQTGEQFVRVGQDTRLNYRVLDIRTPANQAIFRIQCHVEDVFRRFLRSEGFVGIHTPKLIAGSSEGGAAVFKLDYKGQPACLAQSPQLYKQMAICGGFGRVFEVGSVFRAEDSYTHRHLCEFVGLDVEMEIKEHYFEVCDIVDHLFVAMFDDLNENCKTELDAINKQYPFEPLKYLRKTLRLNFQEGIQMLKEAGVEVDPLGDLNTEAERKLGRLVREKYDTDFYILYRYPLAVRPFYTMPCYDDPAYSNSFDVFIRGEEIISGAQRVHLPELLTTRAEACGIEVKTISSYIDSFRYGAPPHGGFGVGLERVVMLFCALNNIRKTALFPRDPQRLVP, from the exons ATGGCGTCAACCGATCCCGCGACCGCCCCCCAACCACCTCCGCTGACCGCCGATGGAGTCGCCGACGAGTTGGCCGGGACCACCCTCAGCAAGAAGCAGGCCAAGAAGCTGGCCAAGAAGGAGGCCAAGGAGGATCGCAAGCAGCAGTCTTCCGCGTCGACAGCCGCCGGTCGGGATAATCTCGCGGAGGCTGATCCATTCGCCACCAATTACGGCGACGTCCTGGTCGAGGAGATCCAATCCAAGGCCATCAGCGGCCGGGAGTGGACTGAGATCAGCGCGCTGGAGACCCGGGACTCTGGCCAGTCGGTGCTCATCCGGGGAGTCGCCCAGACGATTAGGCCGGTGAGCAAGAAAATGGCTTTTCTTGTCCTGAGGCAGTACATGAGCACAGTCCAGTGTGTGCTCTCTGTCGATAAGGAGTCTGTGAGCCCTCAAATGGTGAAATTCGCCACAGCGCTCAGCAAGGAATCAATTGTAGACATTCAGGGGATAGTTTCAGTTCCCAAAGATCCGATAAAGGGAACAACCCAGCAA GTGGAagttcaaattaaaaaattatattgtgTCAACAGATCTGTGCCTAATCTTCCTATTAATATTGAAGATGCAGCACGGAGCGAGAAAGAAATTGAAAAGGCAGAACAG ACTGGAGAGCAATTTGTTCGTGTTGGTCAAGATACACGTTTGAATTACAGAGTTCTTGACATACGGACTCCTGCAAACCAGGCAATTTTTCGCATTCAGTGTCATGTGGAGGAT GTGTTTAGGCGATTTCTGCGATCTGAGGGATTTGTTGGAATACATACTCCAAAGTTGATAGCTGGTTCTAGTGAAGGTGGTGCAGCTGTATTCAAGCTTGACTACAAGGGGCAACCTGCATGCTTAGCACAATCACCTCAGCTGTACAAACAAATGGCAATTTGTGGGGGCTTTGGACGTGTATTTGAAGTTGGATCTGTTTTTAGAGCTGAAGATTCATACACTCACAGACATTTATGTGAATTTGTTGGGCTTGATGTTGAAATGGAAATTAAAGAGCACTATTTTGAG GTTTGTGATATTGTGGATCATTTGTTTGTCGCAATGTTTGATGACCTGAATGAGAACTGCAAAACTGAACTTGATGCCATCAATAAGCAATACCCTTTTGAACCTCTGAAG TACCTGAGAAAGACTCTGAGACTTAATTTCCAGGAAGGCATTCAAATGCTTAAG GAGGCTGGAGTAGAAGTTGATCCTCTAGGTGACCTGAACACAGAGGCTGAGAGGAAATTGGGCCGGCTTGTTCGTGAAAA GTATGACACTGATTTCTACATCCTATATCGGTATCCTTTGGCTGTAAGACCATTCTACACTATGCCCTGCTACGATGATCCAGCATACAGTAACTCGTTTGATGTTTTTATTCGAG GTGAGGAAATAATCTCAGGGGCTCAAAGAGTACACCTCCCAGAACTGTTGACCACTCGTGCAGAGGCATGCGGAATCGAAGTAAAAACAATATCATCGTACATTGACTCCTTCCG GTATGGCGCTCCTCCTCATGGTGGATTCGGCGTCGGCTTGGAGCGTGTGGTTATGCTGTTCTGCGCCCTCAATAATATCCGGAAAACAGCCCTCTTCCCCCGTGATCCTCAGAGGCTGGTTCCATGA